Below is a genomic region from Eremothecium sinecaudum strain ATCC 58844 chromosome V, complete sequence.
AAGAAGTACAGCTTCTCTTGAGGAGAATTCACATAATAACGTAAGCTCTCCAAACGGCAACGAAGAGGAGGAAAAGAGACTTTTAAATAGGAAGCGCGCTACCCTAAGTGCAAGGGAGGAGAAACAATACCAATTAATGCTGGAAAAGGCTATCCAAGAGAGTAGGCGTACATCACAACCTGAGGAGTCATTGAGAGTGGACGATGAAAACGAACTTTCGGATAAGGGACTGTCAGGTAGTGACAGTTCACCACCAACCGCAACTTCCACTACGTCCGTAGGGACGGCCGCTATGCCACCAACTTCAAAACAAGAGTCAAATAAGGGGTCAACAGTAGAAGACTCTGCCACTAATAAGCAATCACCTTCACCCGCACCTTCTTCCACAACTAGAAAACGTACCAGAGGCAAGTCTGCCAATTCAAACTCATCCTCGGAAGACGATGGATCACGGAAGAAGTCAAGAAGGGGTGGCACTAGAAATTCTTCTAGTGCAACTGGGGACGCATCTCCTCCTGGAGCACGTGGAAATAGTTCTACAAGCGAGATCACGGCAAATTCCGACATTAGCATAAACAAACCTATTAAACCAAGGTTGCCAACACAAAGGACCTCTTTATCAGAGATGCAAAGAAGAATAAATGCAATTCTTGAATTTTTATCTCGAACGCAAGTTGAGTTTAGCCAAGATGAAAGGGGAAAGAACCATTTGGTTCAATTTGTCGAGAATGATGCCTTTATGACCAAGATAAACGATATTTTCAAGGATTACGACCGATCTTTGAAGATGATGGATTCATTGACCAGAAAACTATTGTTATGGGAACAAAAGTACTCCAGTAATAGATCAGCGACGTGACACCTGATTTCCTTTTGTGATAGTAACAATAATGGTGACGGTAGTAATTATAATCTAACATATAACATGTgtgtattttttatatCCTTCTCGAATTGATGATACCTTTCGATACTTAGTTAAGACTCTACGTAAAACATCCGCtattttaaagaagatCACCAAGTTGTGTGCTCTTATCCGAAGTGCAGTGCAGGCGTTTGAAGTCCTCGAGGAAATCTTTCGTTTTCAGGACGTTATTACCCCCAATCACGATTCTAACAGCGCCATTCTTGTTTTTCATTGATGTATTAAATTGATGAACAATTCGTGCTTCCTCCATTGTAATACCACCAACCATAAATATAATTATGTCTTGGAAGGGTGCTGTTGGAGGACGCTGCCTAGTAACTCCTGTAAATAGACCGTTTGGTAACGTGTTCCTTGCAATGTCATTTAATAGACTATCCAACCGCGGAGAATGCTGCATAAAGACGTTATCAGGACCGCTATGACCAATTTTATTAAACTTCTTTGTTAGTCCGCTAATTATATCTTTATCTTGACTTTTCCGGCCTTGCAATGGGGAGCCACTATATGTGGTTTTGAATTTGTAGAAAACCGCTACTTCCTGAGGCGAACACTCTTCTCTTAACAACTTCTCAACAGCTTGCAACTTTTGAGTTTGAGCGTAGTGTTTCAAATAGTAAATGCATGCCAATTTTAATTTATAGTATGAAATTAGATCCGGTGATTTTAGTAGCTTTAACATTTCTTGATAGTCATCACTATCATCTTCGTGAACAGACAAATTCTGTTCCAACTCACTCAATTGCCAAATTTGCTTCATACTCAGCTGACGATCCAACTCACCCAATATAGACATGTGCTTAGACACATTGCTTGAAAGTTTCTTGAATTCAGGGAACTTTTCAATAAATCGTTTTATATCTTCGATTGTCTCGATTTTACTGCTTGAGTTTGTTTTTGACTTATATTGCGCAACATACTGCTTAACACGGTCCCCTAGATCACCAAAATTCAAATACATAGTCTCGTGGTAGAATTGGTCTTGCTTACTTGAAAGAACAGCCTGCTTCAAATCATCAGCTATATCTGGCACCTCTGACAAATCAACGATGTTTCCTTTCATTCCAATATACTCATGTATCATGGACTGATAACTCCATGGCTGTAAAATCGGAGTCAAAACATCATTGTTCCTATCTAGTATTAGCAGAATTGGAGTAGCATCCATCCTTGGAAAGTCAAAAAGAGTCTTATCATTTCTCTCAATTTCATTTTGCACTTCTTTTGCCAGTATTCCAGACATATTACTATTGGACTCAAAATATATATTGGGCCGCACTTTCAGAGATAAAAGAACTGAAACTAAGCGACGCTTAACCTCATCCAGCCCCCTTGGGATCCAATTTAAGCTACTATTAACGACTTCTGGCAACTGAATATCAAACGAAAAAAGGGTTTCACTTAGAATATAGAAGTCCAAGAATATTTCCTCTACTTTAGTCACCACCTCAAGTGAATCTGCTTCAGCTAATCGCTCTAATTGAGCTTTACTTATAATGTTACTGAAGAATAATTGGTAGCTCCCATATTTTGGATCctccaattcctttaccAAATTCTCTATAGTATCATCTGTTGGCTTAAAGTAACATATACAATTCAAATTCCGCATACAATCACGTTCTATATTCTCAACAGTATCGACCATATATATACCCTTATTCAATAGCTCAGTTTGTGTAGCAATCATAGAGATAATTGGTGTAGTGTTCTTATCCAATAGTAGAACCTTTATGCGTGACTGTTCCACCACATTAACAGATGTACGCAGTTGAGGATTCAATATTCTATTCAGATAATAATCTGCAACTTTAAAAAGGTCCATGGCCACAGATGAGTAAATTTCAGTCCCTTAACCTAACTTGCAATCAGTTTCATTTAATACCACCAATCAAGGAACGTTCCTTATTTTAAGgtattttaaaaatattagAGAAAGCGATGATGAATGTAAACAAACAGCAAAACAGAAAGTTTCAGTAACAGCGTAGCTTACATTAACAGCCAAGCTATCAGCAGACGTGCTTAAGTTGTTATATAAGGGTTCGTCTTTACTTATAACGCTGAAAGTAGAAACCTGATTGGCAGAAAATTAACTGGTTGCTTTAGAACCTCAAACAAACCAAAACTCAAAAAGAGAAGGAATTTCAGTTAAGTTGCGCTACATTATAAGGTTATAATAGCATTTGGGGTTTGTGATGTCTTCTGGTACCAGTAGGGGTAGGTCTTTTAGGAACGACGGTGAGTTATCAAGACAAATACCTTATTCAACTACGCcacataataataataacgGCACTAAATTACGTGGTAAGAAGTTAAAGCAGTTCTCTACAAGATCTCGAAGTAAAAGTAATGCAAACTTTAAAGGTTTAACAGCATTACAACGAACTGCCAGTCATGATGATAGTGTTTATCGGTCAGAAGGCACCAGCAGTGTTAATAATGGTTCAGTTAAACGTGCAAGAAGTTATGAATCGTTGAATAGACGAAAAGCTATCAGTATGTTAGGTATGACCGCTTTAGCACTGTCGAAATTTAATCCTAATACTGTAGGAAATAGCTCGGCTGGAGGTGGCAATTCGCATTTGTCAAGGTCTATTCAGAGGAATGAAGGCAAGTCTGTATTAGAGCTGCATGAGTCGGAAGAAATGTACGAAGAGGACTCAACAACAGATGAGGAAGTTGATTATTTAAGTGACGGTCAGGGGTTCGCAGAAGACTCGAAGGATTACAGAGAAGAGTCGAAGGAGTATGTTGATGCGCTGGACACTAACGGTATGGAAAAAAAAGAGAAGGATGAGGAAAAGGTGGACATAAAAAGGACGGGCTCCGGCGGGAGTTTGGTAGATCCTCGGCAAGAGGGATCCAATGCATTAAATAAGGTACAATTAAGTTATAAGCCTCCTTCCAGTTTAAGGAATAAAGTAGAGGATAGGATTGGAAGTAATgcagttgaagaagatacTGATCGTATCGAACAGCATGAAGATGATATTATAAATTCTAAGTGCACCGTAGTTGAGACAGCCCACAGTCTTGAACGACAAGGTCCGGTTTCAGACAAGAATTCCGAAGACCTTGACCAGAAGATGAGCGAACAAGATAAAAGAGATAATGGCCTAATAGATCCTGTAGACGAACATTATGTTCAGGATATGATTCTTTCTCAGTCAACCGGTGTTGTAAGACACTTTAATCAGACACTTTCGCGGCAGAATTCTTTGGTTAGTCACTCTGGTCTCATAGAGAATGGTTACGATCAGCCGAATTTCGCTGCAAGCAACCGATTTAATTATATCAACAGTGACTTAGCTAGTTCTTTGAAATCCACAGAAATTAAAAACGAAGATAAACCCACAAAGGACTTTTCTACTTCTATTTCAAGCCTCACCAGCCATCTGCATGCTAGACCTACTGCATCTAGATCGAGTACTAGAGCAAACACATTATTGAGTAATCGAGTACCCCAGAGTAAAATGTTAAGGAACCAACCTTCGTCACTGCTCGATAATAATTGTCAGCAAAGGGGTATACCCACTGGCGTCCTTAATAATTTCTCTCAATTCCTACAGTCAGGAGACCAGGGCACAGAATCTAGGACACAGCAAAAGCTATGGTTGCAAAGAGAATCCTCGTTATTGAGTTTACCATCCCAGACAGCCAGCTCAAACTCAATATTAATGGCTACAAACATAGAAGTCAGAAGGGAATTTGAGCGGATCTCTAATGAATACATGAATGTTCGTAGGTTTGGGAACCCATTGAATGACTCTATTACTAGAGTTATGCAGAAGAATAAGATAGATATGAAAAAGCTAAACAAGTCATCGCTACCAGTTGATGATTCAACGGGTAGCTCATTTTTCGGAACGTACCAGAGAAACGTTAAGTCTTTTGGTGAGCTTCATCCTGAGATCGCAAATCGGGATTTAGAAATTCAACAAATGTTATCGACAATATGGAGTGAAAATGTAGCAGAATTCAACAAGGACAACAATCCGCTAAGCAAACAGTGGCACAGCCTGCAGCAAAATTTAAAGTCAAGCAGGACCCGGAATCCCAGTACTGCTGCAAGCAGCCAGCGTTTGGTCAATTCTTTGCAACCTATGACGAAGGCAGTCAATAGGAGAATGGAGAATGCTATGAGCCAGCAGCGtctttaaaaaaattaGCTCGGAATGTTTCCGAACTTTAATGCTTAGTGCATTTATTAGCATGATATTATATATGGATATTGTAGCATTAAATGGAAAGACAATTTATTCAAATTCGTTTTTGACTACACAAGTCGCCGATGAGTTTAACCTATTGTGAGTTACTTAACTACTGAGAAAACTTCTTTATTTAATGAACATACTTAAAAATACATGCGCATTTAAGAGATGTATTCAGAGTATGTATATATGGGTGACAAGC
It encodes:
- the CTI6 gene encoding Cti6p (Syntenic homolog of Ashbya gossypii AFL052C; Syntenic homolog of Saccharomyces cerevisiae YPL181W (CTI6)), yielding MLGVRDENGTNTIERPRKHSRSQMGVIESSQANEEEDEEGDEELLEEWEDDEGETRCICGDMDPPDVSGLYIQCEECAVWQHGYCVGIGEGDNTPDKYWCEQCKPELHSVYKNESNQKRSYYKPVNQRRRQNRRAKRSSERSTEQPMMDPEDEVFVKHERKSEEEDDKNLRTRDSAKSERSTASLEENSHNNVSSPNGNEEEEKRLLNRKRATLSAREEKQYQLMLEKAIQESRRTSQPEESLRVDDENELSDKGLSGSDSSPPTATSTTSVGTAAMPPTSKQESNKGSTVEDSATNKQSPSPAPSSTTRKRTRGKSANSNSSSEDDGSRKKSRRGGTRNSSSATGDASPPGARGNSSTSEITANSDISINKPIKPRLPTQRTSLSEMQRRINAILEFLSRTQVEFSQDERGKNHLVQFVENDAFMTKINDIFKDYDRSLKMMDSLTRKLLLWEQKYSSNRSAT
- the VPS45 gene encoding Vps45p (Syntenic homolog of Ashbya gossypii AFL053W; Syntenic homolog of Saccharomyces cerevisiae YGL095C (VPS45)), which produces MDLFKVADYYLNRILNPQLRTSVNVVEQSRIKVLLLDKNTTPIISMIATQTELLNKGIYMVDTVENIERDCMRNLNCICYFKPTDDTIENLVKELEDPKYGSYQLFFSNIISKAQLERLAEADSLEVVTKVEEIFLDFYILSETLFSFDIQLPEVVNSSLNWIPRGLDEVKRRLVSVLLSLKVRPNIYFESNSNMSGILAKEVQNEIERNDKTLFDFPRMDATPILLILDRNNDVLTPILQPWSYQSMIHEYIGMKGNIVDLSEVPDIADDLKQAVLSSKQDQFYHETMYLNFGDLGDRVKQYVAQYKSKTNSSSKIETIEDIKRFIEKFPEFKKLSSNVSKHMSILGELDRQLSMKQIWQLSELEQNLSVHEDDSDDYQEMLKLLKSPDLISYYKLKLACIYYLKHYAQTQKLQAVEKLLREECSPQEVAVFYKFKTTYSGSPLQGRKSQDKDIISGLTKKFNKIGHSGPDNVFMQHSPRLDSLLNDIARNTLPNGLFTGVTRQRPPTAPFQDIIIFMVGGITMEEARIVHQFNTSMKNKNGAVRIVIGGNNVLKTKDFLEDFKRLHCTSDKSTQLGDLL
- the TCO89 gene encoding Tco89p (Syntenic homolog of Ashbya gossypii AFL054C; Syntenic homolog of Saccharomyces cerevisiae YPL180W (TCO89)) is translated as MSSGTSRGRSFRNDGELSRQIPYSTTPHNNNNGTKLRGKKLKQFSTRSRSKSNANFKGLTALQRTASHDDSVYRSEGTSSVNNGSVKRARSYESLNRRKAISMLGMTALALSKFNPNTVGNSSAGGGNSHLSRSIQRNEGKSVLELHESEEMYEEDSTTDEEVDYLSDGQGFAEDSKDYREESKEYVDALDTNGMEKKEKDEEKVDIKRTGSGGSLVDPRQEGSNALNKVQLSYKPPSSLRNKVEDRIGSNAVEEDTDRIEQHEDDIINSKCTVVETAHSLERQGPVSDKNSEDLDQKMSEQDKRDNGLIDPVDEHYVQDMILSQSTGVVRHFNQTLSRQNSLVSHSGLIENGYDQPNFAASNRFNYINSDLASSLKSTEIKNEDKPTKDFSTSISSLTSHLHARPTASRSSTRANTLLSNRVPQSKMLRNQPSSLLDNNCQQRGIPTGVLNNFSQFLQSGDQGTESRTQQKLWLQRESSLLSLPSQTASSNSILMATNIEVRREFERISNEYMNVRRFGNPLNDSITRVMQKNKIDMKKLNKSSLPVDDSTGSSFFGTYQRNVKSFGELHPEIANRDLEIQQMLSTIWSENVAEFNKDNNPLSKQWHSLQQNLKSSRTRNPSTAASSQRLVNSLQPMTKAVNRRMENAMSQQRL